A single window of Micrococcaceae bacterium Sec5.1 DNA harbors:
- a CDS encoding ROK family protein, which yields MPHVIGVDLGGTKTAAGVVSGFGEVLFSETIPTLNRAGGEAILDATAALIAGLVERAADAGISVSGVGIGSAGVINAASGAVVSATDAILGWAGTSLVSGLSSRLSLSPSAVRAVNDVHAHALGEAWLGAAAGTSTSLMVAFGTGVGGSFVVDGAPVLGHHSVGGHVGHFASPYATFDAAPLPCVCGHAGHVEAVASGPAIHESYLRFGGSSREAADTRGVFVLASGAPAGVPDGSAAATVSRAAALRAINLGAAAAGQAVGGLINILDPETVVISGGLADAGGLWWEPMEAALRQELLVPLAEVPVVRATLGNTAAIVGAAKLVL from the coding sequence ATGCCCCACGTGATCGGCGTTGACCTCGGCGGCACCAAAACCGCCGCCGGGGTTGTTTCCGGCTTTGGTGAAGTGCTCTTCTCGGAGACCATTCCGACGTTGAACCGGGCCGGTGGCGAAGCGATCCTCGACGCCACCGCTGCGCTGATCGCGGGCTTGGTGGAGCGTGCTGCCGACGCCGGAATTTCGGTTTCCGGCGTCGGCATCGGTTCTGCGGGTGTCATCAACGCTGCTTCCGGGGCTGTTGTTTCGGCGACCGATGCCATTCTTGGCTGGGCCGGGACTTCTCTTGTTTCGGGGCTGTCCTCCCGGCTTTCCCTGTCTCCTTCGGCGGTCCGGGCCGTCAACGACGTGCATGCTCATGCTCTCGGAGAAGCTTGGCTTGGTGCCGCAGCTGGAACGTCCACTTCTCTGATGGTGGCGTTCGGGACAGGCGTTGGCGGCAGCTTCGTGGTGGATGGCGCTCCTGTTCTGGGGCATCACTCTGTTGGCGGTCATGTTGGGCATTTTGCCTCGCCCTACGCCACATTTGATGCGGCTCCGCTGCCATGTGTATGCGGCCATGCCGGGCACGTCGAGGCCGTGGCTTCGGGGCCCGCCATTCACGAGTCGTACCTGCGATTTGGTGGTTCTTCACGCGAGGCGGCGGATACGCGTGGCGTGTTCGTGCTGGCTTCCGGTGCTCCTGCTGGCGTGCCCGACGGCAGTGCTGCCGCCACTGTCAGCCGAGCCGCTGCCTTGCGTGCCATTAATCTCGGGGCGGCCGCCGCAGGTCAAGCCGTGGGCGGACTCATCAACATTCTTGACCCTGAAACCGTAGTCATTTCAGGTGGACTGGCGGACGCCGGTGGGCTCTGGTGGGAGCCCATGGAAGCCGCCCTCCGCCAAGAGCTACTGGTGCCTCTTGCCGAGGTCCCCGTGGTCCGGGCAACCCTTGGCAACACCGCGGCCATCGTTGGTGCCGCGAAACTCGTCCTTTAG
- a CDS encoding dihydrodipicolinate synthase family protein — translation MSTQFQGVIPPVITPRHSDGSIDTASLKNVTKHLIDGGVSGLFVLGSSGEVPYLTNDERELVVSTIADANAGAVPLIVGANEQTTNRVIEEARKVVDLGADAIVVTSMYYAIGNAAETETHFRSIHAAVEKPIFAYDVPVRTHFKLPTDLLVRLGRDGVIAGVKDSSGDDVSFRQLLLAAKDIPNFDIFTGHEVVVDGALLGGAQGVVPGLGNVDPAGYRRLFDAAQAGDWAGAALEQDRLADVFEIVYTPNGRVSGGAAGLGAFKTALQVMGVIESNTMSEPMLSLNSDETALIREILERNGLV, via the coding sequence GTGTCCACTCAGTTCCAGGGCGTCATTCCCCCGGTCATCACACCACGCCACTCCGACGGCAGCATCGACACTGCGTCGCTGAAGAACGTCACCAAGCACCTGATCGACGGCGGTGTGTCCGGACTTTTCGTCCTCGGCTCCTCCGGGGAAGTCCCCTACCTCACCAATGATGAGCGTGAGCTGGTGGTCTCCACCATCGCCGACGCCAACGCCGGAGCGGTCCCGCTGATCGTCGGCGCCAACGAGCAAACCACCAACCGGGTGATCGAGGAGGCCCGAAAAGTGGTGGACCTGGGCGCTGACGCGATCGTGGTGACCTCCATGTACTACGCCATCGGCAACGCCGCGGAGACTGAAACTCATTTTCGCAGCATCCACGCAGCCGTCGAGAAGCCAATCTTCGCTTACGACGTCCCCGTCCGAACCCACTTCAAACTGCCAACGGACCTCTTGGTCCGCCTGGGCCGTGATGGTGTCATCGCCGGCGTGAAGGACTCCTCCGGCGACGACGTTTCGTTCCGCCAGCTGCTCCTGGCGGCCAAGGACATTCCCAACTTCGACATCTTCACCGGTCACGAAGTTGTGGTGGACGGCGCCCTCCTTGGTGGCGCCCAGGGTGTTGTTCCGGGCCTTGGCAACGTTGATCCGGCGGGCTACCGCCGGCTGTTCGACGCCGCGCAGGCTGGCGACTGGGCGGGTGCGGCCCTGGAGCAGGACCGTTTGGCCGACGTCTTCGAGATCGTCTACACGCCCAACGGCCGTGTCTCCGGCGGCGCCGCTGGGCTGGGAGCGTTCAAGACCGCGCTGCAGGTCATGGGCGTCATTGAGTCCAACACGATGAGCGAGCCCATGCTGTCCCTGAACTCCGATGAGACGGCGCTGATCCGTGAAATCCTGGAGCGGAACGGGCTGGTCTAG
- a CDS encoding ATP-binding cassette domain-containing protein, which produces MSESGSKPVIELKDVRVYHHARTGGLFRPNIVKAVDGVDFTISRGETVGIVGESGCGKSTLASVLVGLQPPTSGKVLFHGKPAIKRNAAMRKQFGRSVSVVFQDPATALNPRMTIQDILTDPLQIHGIGNAANRAGKVKELLALVGLPQSAADVTPSQVSGGQRQRVAIARALALDPDIIVADEPTSALDVSVRAQVLNLLSDLKTQLNLGMVFISHDIQTVRYVSDRICVMYFGKIVEQGTAAQVFDNPGNDYTKKLLGAAPSLLHI; this is translated from the coding sequence ATGAGCGAATCAGGCTCCAAGCCGGTCATCGAGCTCAAGGACGTCAGGGTCTATCACCATGCACGGACAGGTGGCCTGTTCCGTCCAAACATCGTCAAAGCTGTTGACGGAGTGGACTTCACCATCAGCCGCGGCGAAACCGTGGGCATCGTTGGTGAGTCCGGCTGTGGCAAGTCCACCCTCGCATCAGTTCTCGTGGGACTTCAGCCGCCGACGTCGGGCAAGGTTTTGTTCCACGGAAAGCCGGCCATCAAGCGCAACGCTGCCATGCGCAAGCAGTTTGGCCGCTCGGTCTCCGTGGTCTTCCAGGACCCGGCTACGGCGCTCAACCCGCGCATGACCATCCAGGACATCCTCACCGACCCCCTTCAGATCCACGGCATCGGGAACGCGGCGAACCGCGCTGGCAAGGTCAAGGAACTGTTGGCGCTGGTTGGCTTGCCGCAGTCGGCAGCCGACGTGACGCCGTCGCAGGTTTCCGGTGGTCAGCGCCAGCGTGTGGCGATCGCCCGGGCACTGGCGCTCGATCCGGACATCATCGTGGCGGATGAGCCGACGTCGGCCCTGGACGTTTCCGTCCGGGCGCAGGTCCTGAACCTGTTGTCGGATCTGAAGACCCAGCTGAACCTGGGCATGGTGTTCATCTCTCACGACATCCAAACCGTCCGCTATGTTTCGGACCGCATCTGCGTCATGTACTTCGGCAAAATCGTCGAGCAAGGCACAGCCGCACAGGTCTTCGACAACCCCGGAAACGATTACACCAAGAAGCTGCTGGGCGCCGCGCCGAGCCTTCTCCACATCTAG
- a CDS encoding dipeptide/oligopeptide/nickel ABC transporter permease/ATP-binding protein encodes MRSKLAERLSAPGIRFKALPWGSRIALLFLILIVFAAVFAPVIAPHDPLETFIPATPPGAEHFFGTDRLGRDIFSRLLFGAQSSLLIGLGAVGLAILAGALLGSFAATSSKSVNEIIMRLMDILMAFPGIALAAVLLAAFGNSVPTIIIAIAIIYTPQLARVVRANVLAQYGEDYVRAERVIGAGRFYILVKHIVRNTAAPVLVFATVMVADAIILEASLSFLGAGVQDPAPSWGNVISYGRNLVLSGGWWATTFAGLTILLTVLSLNILAEGLTDAMVNPKLRQAPAVKDDDGSAAVLAVDTEVATSVAQPSVVEEHELDGVRPASDRTVTEVFGKSALLTDVNVAAPNPHLLLDRELELLAAIEAKRTDRLPQVPAGARNVLEVKNLSIRFPGRFGETAIVDNVSFTVREGETMGLVGESGCGKSITSLAVMGLLPKTAHVTGSILFDGKELLDAKTQHSNPKAYEGLRGEQIAMVYQDALSSLNPSMKIKDQLEQLTKRGGRKTPAELLEMVKLDPVRTLASYPHELSGGQRQRVLIAMALSRSPKIVVADEPTTALDVTVQKQVVDLLNELRDQLGFAMVFVSHDLALVASLAHRITVMYAGQVVESAQASELLQNPKHEYTRGLLGAVLSIEADAVRLHQIPGTVPSPRDFASGDRFAARSLRADADPHQKLVLTTVPSPNGDAADHYWASHLKEDAK; translated from the coding sequence ATGCGCAGCAAGCTCGCAGAACGGCTAAGTGCACCGGGCATCCGTTTCAAGGCCCTGCCCTGGGGCTCCCGCATTGCCCTACTCTTCCTCATCTTGATTGTCTTCGCGGCCGTCTTCGCGCCAGTCATCGCTCCGCATGATCCCCTTGAGACATTCATCCCGGCCACGCCGCCGGGCGCCGAGCACTTCTTCGGCACTGACCGCCTAGGCCGCGACATTTTCTCGCGCCTGCTCTTCGGCGCACAGTCGTCACTTTTGATCGGCCTCGGCGCGGTTGGTCTAGCCATCCTCGCCGGTGCTCTCCTGGGCTCCTTCGCGGCGACGTCCAGCAAGTCCGTGAACGAGATCATCATGCGGCTCATGGACATCCTCATGGCGTTCCCGGGTATCGCCCTTGCAGCCGTATTGTTGGCTGCCTTTGGCAACTCGGTTCCCACCATCATCATCGCGATCGCCATCATCTACACACCCCAGCTTGCCCGCGTGGTCCGCGCCAACGTGCTCGCACAATACGGCGAAGACTACGTCCGTGCTGAACGCGTCATCGGTGCCGGGCGCTTCTACATCCTGGTCAAGCACATCGTCCGCAACACTGCCGCTCCGGTGCTGGTGTTCGCCACAGTGATGGTGGCCGACGCCATCATCCTGGAAGCCTCGCTCTCCTTCCTGGGCGCGGGCGTTCAGGATCCCGCCCCCTCTTGGGGCAACGTGATCTCCTACGGCCGCAATCTGGTTCTTTCCGGTGGCTGGTGGGCCACCACGTTCGCTGGCCTGACAATTCTGTTGACCGTCCTGTCCCTGAACATCCTCGCGGAGGGCCTCACCGACGCCATGGTGAACCCGAAGTTGCGTCAGGCCCCGGCGGTTAAGGACGATGACGGCTCTGCCGCAGTTCTGGCCGTGGACACCGAGGTTGCCACCTCTGTCGCCCAGCCGTCGGTGGTTGAGGAACACGAGCTCGACGGCGTTCGTCCGGCTTCCGATCGCACCGTCACCGAAGTCTTCGGCAAGTCAGCTCTTCTCACCGATGTGAACGTTGCAGCCCCCAACCCGCACCTCCTGCTGGACCGCGAACTGGAACTGCTGGCAGCCATTGAGGCCAAGCGCACGGACCGCCTCCCCCAGGTGCCAGCAGGCGCGCGGAATGTCCTTGAAGTGAAGAACCTGTCCATCCGTTTCCCGGGCCGCTTCGGCGAAACCGCGATCGTGGACAACGTCTCCTTCACCGTCCGCGAAGGCGAAACCATGGGCCTGGTGGGTGAGTCGGGTTGTGGCAAGTCGATCACCTCACTCGCTGTGATGGGCCTTCTGCCCAAGACAGCCCATGTCACCGGTTCCATCCTGTTTGATGGCAAGGAACTCCTCGACGCAAAGACCCAGCACAGCAACCCCAAGGCCTATGAGGGCCTGCGCGGTGAGCAGATCGCCATGGTCTACCAAGACGCGTTGAGCTCCCTAAACCCGTCCATGAAGATCAAGGACCAGCTGGAGCAGCTCACTAAACGCGGCGGTCGGAAGACTCCTGCTGAGCTGCTGGAAATGGTGAAACTGGACCCTGTCAGGACCCTCGCCAGCTACCCGCACGAGCTTTCCGGTGGCCAGCGCCAACGCGTGCTGATTGCCATGGCCCTGTCCCGCTCGCCGAAGATCGTCGTTGCTGATGAGCCCACCACTGCCCTGGATGTCACCGTGCAAAAACAGGTGGTGGATCTGCTCAACGAACTCCGTGATCAACTCGGTTTTGCCATGGTATTCGTCAGCCACGACCTCGCCTTGGTGGCCTCCCTGGCTCACCGCATCACAGTCATGTACGCCGGCCAAGTGGTGGAATCCGCACAGGCTTCCGAGCTTCTGCAGAATCCCAAGCACGAGTACACCCGTGGCTTGTTGGGTGCCGTCCTCTCCATAGAGGCCGACGCCGTCCGGCTGCACCAGATCCCCGGCACAGTTCCTTCACCACGCGACTTTGCTTCGGGCGACCGCTTCGCGGCCCGCTCACTCAGGGCTGACGCCGACCCCCACCAAAAGCTCGTCCTCACCACCGTCCCGTCTCCCAATGGCGACGCTGCGGATCACTATTGGGCCAGCCACTTGAAGGAGGACGCAAAATGA
- a CDS encoding ABC transporter permease — MILGITLLVFLVLQAAPGDQASSALGDGASEEAKQQYRQENGLNDPLVLQYFRFLGKLLQFDLGVTTPPAKSVASMIGSAFPLTLQLTFLGVIIAIVLSLAFGILGALYRDKWQDQLIRVFSIAAIATPSFWLGILLIQWFALGANPMFPSGGIATPESGFGGWLNSMALPALALGIPVSASLIRVVRTSMVEELDRDYVRTAIGNGVPYREVVSKNVLRNALVTPVTVLGLRVGYLLGGAVVIEMIFALPGMGQLILNGITNLDVNLVQGVVLTISVTFVLVNIVVDLLYLLINPRIRTV, encoded by the coding sequence ATGATCCTGGGCATTACGTTGCTCGTCTTCCTCGTCCTGCAGGCCGCCCCCGGCGACCAAGCCAGCTCCGCCCTCGGTGACGGTGCCAGCGAAGAAGCCAAGCAGCAGTACCGCCAGGAAAATGGCCTGAACGATCCCCTGGTCCTGCAATACTTCCGCTTCCTGGGGAAGCTGCTGCAGTTCGATCTCGGCGTCACAACCCCGCCGGCAAAGTCGGTCGCATCAATGATCGGCTCTGCGTTCCCCCTGACGCTCCAGCTGACCTTCCTGGGCGTCATTATCGCAATTGTTCTGTCCCTGGCTTTCGGAATCCTCGGTGCCCTCTACCGCGACAAGTGGCAGGACCAGTTGATCCGGGTCTTCTCAATCGCCGCTATCGCCACGCCGTCGTTCTGGCTAGGTATCCTGCTCATCCAGTGGTTCGCACTCGGCGCCAACCCGATGTTTCCGTCAGGCGGAATTGCGACGCCGGAATCCGGCTTTGGCGGTTGGCTGAACTCGATGGCCCTCCCGGCCCTGGCACTGGGCATCCCGGTATCGGCATCGCTGATCCGCGTGGTCCGGACCTCAATGGTCGAAGAGCTTGACCGCGACTACGTCCGCACAGCCATCGGCAACGGTGTCCCCTACCGCGAAGTCGTTTCCAAGAATGTTCTCCGCAACGCGCTCGTCACCCCGGTGACAGTGCTGGGACTCCGCGTGGGCTATCTGCTGGGTGGCGCCGTCGTGATTGAAATGATCTTCGCCCTACCCGGCATGGGCCAGCTGATCCTCAATGGCATCACCAACCTGGACGTCAATCTGGTCCAGGGCGTGGTGCTCACCATCTCGGTCACCTTTGTTCTGGTGAACATCGTGGTTGACCTTCTCTACCTGCTCATCAACCCCCGAATCAGGACGGTATAG
- a CDS encoding ABC transporter substrate-binding protein yields the protein MSKTINSLPLVNDASRRNFLKLSGAVGAAAAFTATLSACGGAASTTTGNAANTAVVNKDLIIEAGISYALSTGFDPLSSSGATPMAANLHIFEGLIELHPATRQPYNALAASDPKKINDTTYQVTIRDGAKFHDGSPVTTEDVAFSFTRVMDPANKSLFSQFIPFIQDVKPLDAKTVEFTLKYAFPGFGPRISVVKVVPKALASDLKAFDAKPIGSGPYKLVSAVKDDKIVFEAFADYNGPKPALAKGMTWLLLSDAAARVTAVQSGRVQAIEDVPYLDVDGLKSKVKVESVQSFGLLFLMFNCAKAPFDNKLVRQALHYGLDKEAIIKKALFGNAKAASSYFQEGHPDYVKAKNVYGFDTKKAEELLKQAGVNSLEFELLTTDTAWVKDVAPLILESWNKIPGVKVTVKSLQSGALYSDRVGKGDYTVVAAPGDPSVFGNDADLLLSWFYSGATWMEKRAFWTTPERSKLQELMNKGSQASGDDAKKVVAEIVDMVSDEVPLYPVLHRQLPSAWDEKKLKGFQPLPTTGLSFIDVGRTA from the coding sequence ATGAGCAAGACCATCAACAGCCTGCCGCTGGTCAATGACGCCAGCCGCCGCAATTTCCTCAAGCTGAGCGGCGCAGTTGGTGCAGCCGCCGCGTTCACGGCGACCCTTTCTGCGTGCGGCGGCGCTGCCAGCACCACCACGGGGAACGCAGCAAACACCGCGGTCGTGAACAAGGACCTCATCATCGAGGCAGGCATCTCCTACGCCCTCTCCACAGGCTTTGACCCGCTGAGCTCTTCGGGAGCCACACCGATGGCAGCCAACCTCCACATCTTCGAAGGCCTCATTGAGCTGCACCCGGCCACGCGCCAGCCCTACAACGCCCTGGCAGCGTCAGATCCAAAGAAAATCAACGACACCACCTATCAGGTGACCATTCGCGACGGCGCCAAGTTCCACGACGGCTCCCCTGTCACCACCGAAGACGTGGCCTTTTCCTTTACCCGCGTCATGGACCCCGCGAACAAGTCGTTGTTCTCCCAGTTCATCCCCTTCATTCAGGACGTCAAGCCTCTGGACGCCAAGACGGTGGAATTCACGCTCAAGTACGCCTTCCCGGGCTTCGGGCCGCGAATTTCGGTGGTCAAGGTGGTCCCCAAGGCACTCGCCAGCGATCTAAAGGCCTTCGACGCCAAGCCAATCGGCTCCGGTCCTTACAAACTGGTCTCCGCCGTCAAGGACGACAAGATCGTCTTCGAAGCGTTCGCAGACTACAACGGCCCCAAGCCTGCCCTGGCCAAGGGCATGACCTGGCTCCTTCTTTCGGACGCTGCGGCCCGTGTTACTGCTGTCCAATCCGGCCGCGTCCAGGCCATCGAGGACGTTCCGTACCTGGACGTCGACGGCCTGAAGTCCAAGGTCAAGGTGGAATCAGTCCAGTCCTTCGGCCTGCTGTTCCTCATGTTCAACTGCGCCAAGGCCCCGTTCGACAACAAACTGGTCCGCCAGGCACTGCACTATGGCCTGGACAAGGAGGCCATCATCAAGAAGGCCCTGTTCGGCAACGCCAAGGCCGCCAGCTCCTACTTCCAGGAAGGCCACCCGGATTACGTCAAGGCCAAGAACGTCTACGGTTTTGACACAAAAAAGGCTGAAGAACTGCTCAAGCAAGCGGGCGTCAACAGCCTCGAGTTCGAACTCCTCACCACGGACACCGCGTGGGTCAAGGATGTTGCACCGCTGATCCTTGAGTCCTGGAACAAGATCCCAGGCGTCAAGGTAACGGTGAAGAGCCTCCAGTCCGGTGCCCTTTACAGCGACCGCGTGGGTAAGGGTGACTACACAGTGGTTGCGGCTCCGGGCGATCCATCCGTGTTCGGCAATGATGCTGACCTCCTGCTGAGCTGGTTCTACTCCGGTGCCACGTGGATGGAGAAGCGCGCCTTCTGGACCACTCCTGAACGTTCCAAGCTGCAGGAACTCATGAACAAGGGGTCGCAGGCCTCCGGCGACGACGCCAAGAAGGTCGTGGCCGAAATCGTGGACATGGTCTCCGACGAGGTCCCCCTGTACCCCGTCCTTCACCGCCAGCTTCCCAGCGCCTGGGACGAGAAAAAGCTCAAGGGCTTCCAGCCGCTGCCCACCACCGGATTGTCGTTCATCGACGTCGGACGTACCGCCTAG
- a CDS encoding FCD domain-containing protein — MTTSGVVPQARFSAQARLRALQSDIMELILERELEAGDPLPTESELSIALGVGRNTLRESLKVLQALGVIEIRHGFGMFVAPSNFEALADGLTFRGRLSLRHQGLEALQLVDVRQALESGLIGSSIDVMTKEQLASIEESVKQMEELAAAGENFVAADAEFHRRLFEPLNNELLINLMGVFWKVYRKIHVEIGAGNEDLAKTAAIHRNIYTAVAAGDKVLSAELLNRHFDGIRRRISEAVGE, encoded by the coding sequence ATGACAACTTCCGGTGTCGTTCCGCAAGCGCGGTTCAGTGCACAGGCCCGGCTGCGTGCATTGCAGTCGGACATTATGGAACTCATCCTTGAGCGGGAGCTCGAGGCGGGTGACCCGTTGCCCACGGAGAGCGAACTTTCAATTGCCCTCGGTGTGGGGCGCAATACGTTGCGTGAGTCCCTGAAAGTGCTGCAGGCCCTGGGTGTGATCGAGATCCGCCATGGCTTCGGGATGTTCGTGGCGCCCAGCAATTTCGAGGCCTTGGCTGATGGCCTGACATTCCGGGGCCGGCTTTCCCTCCGGCACCAGGGACTTGAAGCCTTGCAGTTAGTGGACGTGCGGCAGGCCTTGGAGTCCGGGCTGATCGGCTCCTCCATCGATGTGATGACCAAGGAGCAGCTGGCGTCCATCGAGGAATCTGTGAAGCAAATGGAAGAACTCGCCGCCGCCGGCGAGAACTTCGTGGCCGCCGACGCCGAGTTCCACCGCCGGCTGTTCGAACCCCTTAACAACGAGCTGCTGATCAACCTGATGGGGGTCTTCTGGAAGGTATACCGGAAGATCCACGTAGAGATCGGCGCCGGTAACGAGGATCTGGCTAAGACGGCAGCCATCCATCGCAATATCTATACCGCCGTTGCAGCGGGAGACAAGGTGCTCTCGGCCGAGCTGCTCAACCGTCACTTCGACGGCATCCGACGCCGCATCAGCGAGGCCGTGGGGGAGTAA
- a CDS encoding phosphoenolpyruvate carboxykinase (GTP), giving the protein MGDLARLPLLEKAPTTHARLLAWVEEVAELTQPDRIHWVDGSEAENKKLTDELVEAGTLKRLNPETFPNSFAAFSDPADVARVEEQTFICSENERDAGFTNNWMAPAEMKQKLRGLFAGSMRGRTMYVIPFVMGHLDAEDPKFGVEITDSAYVVASMRIMARIGTDVLDRITQTDAFFVPALHSLGAPLEAGQADVAWPCNTDKWIVHFPEERSIWSFGSGYGGNALLGKKCYALRIASVMARDEGWLAEHMLILKLTSPEQKTYYVSAAFPSACGKTNLALLDPTIKGWKVETLGDDITWMRFGKEGELRAVNPEAGLFGVAPGTGWGTNPNAMRAIAKGNSIFTNVALTDDGGVWWEGMTEETPAHLTDWRGESWTPDSDAPAAHPNSRFCTPIDQIDMLAEEYFSPDGVELSAILFGGRRKTTIPLVTEARDWSNGIFMGATLSSETTAAAAGAVGVVRRDPMAMLPFIGYDAGDYLNHWVNLSAKANPERLPKIFLVNWFRRTAEGGFAWPGFGDNARVLKWAIERLEGKADAVETPIGFVPTGESIDLEGLDMTPAEVESAVRVDPEEWATELASIEEWFANFGESLPAALQSELAGLKTRLG; this is encoded by the coding sequence ATGGGCGATCTGGCGCGACTGCCGCTGCTTGAGAAGGCACCTACTACGCATGCACGCCTGCTGGCCTGGGTTGAGGAAGTAGCCGAGCTGACTCAGCCGGACCGCATCCACTGGGTTGATGGCAGCGAAGCAGAGAACAAGAAGCTGACCGACGAACTTGTCGAGGCCGGCACCCTGAAGAGGCTGAACCCGGAAACGTTCCCGAATTCCTTCGCGGCGTTCTCTGACCCGGCCGACGTTGCCCGTGTAGAGGAGCAGACCTTCATCTGCTCCGAGAACGAGCGCGACGCAGGCTTCACCAACAACTGGATGGCCCCGGCGGAGATGAAGCAGAAGCTGCGCGGCCTGTTCGCCGGCTCCATGCGCGGCCGCACCATGTACGTCATTCCGTTCGTCATGGGCCACCTGGATGCAGAGGACCCGAAGTTCGGCGTTGAGATCACTGACTCCGCCTACGTTGTAGCTTCCATGCGCATCATGGCCCGCATTGGCACGGACGTCCTGGACCGCATCACGCAAACAGATGCATTCTTTGTTCCGGCCCTCCACTCGCTGGGCGCTCCGCTGGAAGCCGGCCAGGCCGACGTCGCGTGGCCGTGCAACACGGACAAGTGGATCGTCCACTTCCCCGAAGAGCGCTCCATCTGGTCTTTCGGTTCCGGCTACGGCGGAAACGCCCTGCTGGGCAAGAAGTGCTACGCACTGCGTATCGCCTCCGTGATGGCCCGCGACGAAGGCTGGCTGGCCGAGCACATGCTCATCCTCAAGCTGACCTCGCCGGAGCAGAAGACTTACTACGTCTCCGCTGCCTTCCCGTCTGCTTGCGGCAAGACCAACCTCGCCCTGCTGGATCCCACCATCAAGGGCTGGAAGGTGGAGACCCTCGGTGACGACATCACCTGGATGCGTTTCGGCAAGGAAGGCGAGCTCCGCGCCGTCAACCCTGAGGCCGGCTTGTTCGGCGTCGCGCCAGGCACCGGTTGGGGCACCAACCCCAACGCCATGCGTGCCATCGCCAAGGGCAACAGCATCTTCACCAATGTTGCGCTGACCGATGACGGCGGCGTGTGGTGGGAAGGTATGACCGAGGAAACTCCGGCGCACCTGACCGACTGGCGCGGCGAGTCCTGGACTCCGGACTCCGACGCCCCGGCTGCACACCCGAACTCCCGCTTCTGCACGCCGATCGACCAGATCGACATGCTGGCCGAAGAGTACTTCAGCCCGGACGGCGTGGAGTTGTCCGCGATCCTGTTCGGCGGCCGCCGCAAGACCACCATCCCGCTGGTCACCGAGGCCCGCGACTGGTCCAACGGTATCTTCATGGGTGCCACGCTTTCCTCGGAAACCACGGCCGCTGCAGCTGGCGCCGTCGGTGTTGTCCGCCGCGATCCCATGGCAATGCTGCCGTTCATCGGCTACGACGCAGGTGACTACCTGAACCACTGGGTAAACCTGTCCGCCAAGGCAAACCCGGAGCGTCTGCCCAAGATCTTCCTGGTCAACTGGTTCCGCCGCACGGCTGAAGGCGGCTTCGCCTGGCCTGGCTTCGGAGACAACGCGCGTGTGCTCAAGTGGGCCATCGAACGCCTCGAAGGCAAGGCTGACGCTGTGGAGACTCCGATCGGTTTCGTTCCGACCGGCGAGTCCATCGACCTTGAAGGCCTGGACATGACCCCGGCAGAAGTTGAGTCGGCTGTTCGTGTGGACCCTGAGGAGTGGGCAACTGAGCTCGCGTCCATCGAGGAATGGTTCGCCAACTTCGGCGAGTCGCTCCCGGCGGCACTTCAGTCCGAGCTGGCCGGTCTGAAGACCCGTCTGGGCTAG